The region CCTTGTGTCCAGAACTTCAAAACAATAGACCCCAAACCAAAAAGATGTCCGTAACCCCTTGTtccgaagtcttcttctccaactcTGTTGTACCACCAAAAATGGAGCAAAAAAATGCATTTTGCGTTCTAAGCCTTTAAGCTCCAAGTCTTTACATCCAAATTAATccttggagtcccctaagcttgtaCACACACCACGATGCACCCAGAATTTATCTAAACACTCTCAAATCTGAAATCCTCCATTAACCTTAACTTTAATGCTGAAAAATGGTGGATTTCGAAAACAAAACTTCTAGGTCATTTTATCACATCAAAAACCTTCCTTAGATCATAAATAATGCATCTAAAATTATCAAAACTACCCAGATTTTCCCTAAGCTTCCCGAACCCGAAATTatcctttctctctctaggtttTGTGAGAGAAAcagttctttctctctctttgctTGCTTCCCACAATTTCTCTCACTCAGAAACTCTCTTGATCGTACTATAACAAGAAATAAATGGTAAAAGATAACTTAGTTGACATTTGAACGATTTTTCCTCTAATTCCCACAAAACTAGGGATTTTTCctttactttaaaaaaaattaaataatcaaaataaataatatcTGATTATATCAAGAATTTTAATAAGATATTTGGGATATTATTTATCATAAAATCTCCTCAAAATATCTctcaacaaataaaaaaaaaataggggaACTATAGTCATTTCATAATTGCTTATAATTACTATTATTTAATCCATttaaataatagtaatataacaactcataaaaaaataataaaaaaaactcataccatattattattattatactcataataataataatattcataaaataaataataactttaacccgagtcattatttatttatttggcatTACGCACATGCCAGCCAGGATTTTACAATCATTTTCAAGATATTTAAACAtaagaaaccatgaattttatcgCCATTGGAAATCATACATATCCAATAATCCAtcgaaggaaaagaaagaaaaaatgacaAAGATGCACACAGTGGaaaaattacgaaattgcccttcAAGGAAAATAGATATTACAAATTATCCCCCCTTAAAAaaaaatttcgtcccgaaatttcaCCGAAACAATATTAGATACTGTTGTAGCATATCTGATTCGagttcccaggttgcttcctcaacAACATTGTTCCTCCACATCACTTtcactaaggaaatagtcttattccttaggaccttgtccttccgatCAAGAATCTTCACCAGATGCTCATCGAAAGACAAATCTTCCTACAAACCCTAAGTCTCGTAGCTTAGCACATGTGACGGATCTGACACATATTTACGAAGTTGtgacacatgaaacacattgtgcacCCTGACTAACGATGGTGGTAAGGCTACCCTATAAGCTGCATTACAAActctgtccaatatctcaaaaggaccgacATACCCGGGACTCAACTTCCCTTTCTTGCCAAACCTTTTCACTGTTATTCCTTTTCGTGGTGTCACACGAAGAAACACATTATCACCAACCTCAAATTCAACATGTCTTCACCTCAGGTATGTATACGATTTCTGTCTGCTTAAGCTGTGACCATTCTATCCCTGATCTTTTGAGTAGCCTCATTTGTACGCTGAACAACACTGGCCCAAGAAGTTTACTTTCTCCCAACTCATCCCAATGGAGTGGGGACCTGACTTTCTTCCGtacaacatttcataaggagctaccccaatggtagactaatAACTATTGTCATAAGAGAACTCAATTAGAGGCGGATATCTACTCCATGATCCCTGAAAATCTATGACACATCTCTCAGCATATCCTCAAGAATATGATTTGTTCTCTTGGTCTGGCCATCTGTCTCAGGATGATATACGGTATTGAACTTCAACCGAGTCCCCATCGCTTTCTGTAAACTTTCCTAAAATGATGCCATAAACCGAGCATCTCGATCACAGACAATGGAGTATGGCATCCCATGTAACCTTACTATTTGATTTAAATAAAGTTCAGCAAacttgtagtgtcccaaatttgctaataaggctttcggccttgattaatgtgcatggagggcaataagtgatttattatatgaatatgtgaatttgatgagtatgtgattagaaatgcatgtttaggtgaattaaatatgcatgtgggccccatttgattattaggggcatgtttgtaattttagcccgttgagggcataactacaatttttgtgattattgtgaatattgtgatatatttttattgcacgatccgagacagtcctagggaaaggtttagctagaaagtcacaacggggtcgaatacctgactcgggTCGAGTTGAGGGATATTTCgagtattagacattttattgggttatgaaaataaatatttggagatatatttgaagttagaacgtttaagAGGGAATATCgtggaaatttaccatttttccctcggggaagtttatggtaccccgagcctttgaggtaaccttagagactaagttaagtAAACAAAACTAAGGATATGTTCAGAAAACTAGGAACCGACCCAAAcacttttctttctctctcattttctctaaaCCATACCAAGGGGAAACTTTGAAGATTAAGCTAGGAATTGGAGCTTTAAACTTGGGGAATAGCTCAGTTTCAACTTGTAGATTCAAGCTGAGGCTAAGGTAAGCTCTTATCTGTGATTCTAACCATTAAACACTGTAAGTTATTGGCTGAGTTTTAGTTTTAATAAGTCTTGGAGGTTGAagatttagttttattaaattttaggttttgttgctgagactataATAGAACTTCTGCGATGATTGACTTGAAtcgttgggttgattttggggtaaattggtttGGTTTTGGAGGTAAAAATGGAGGAGTAATCTGGGCTCAAAGGGTCGGGCcgtggcattgttcttgctgagcggTGACCCTCTAGAACAATTTGGAGGCCAGGacgaagggcgggccgcggcacaccatggATTGGGCCACGACGCGCATGGCCTGTTTTAGGGGttggggtttctggttgaggtggGCCGCGTCATGGGACCTTGGGGACGTGACGTTTAGTTGATTTTTGGAccccaaggaggttttaggcttgagaatccaaaagttaaggctcgggatggattttatcacccggattgatggaattcaaggccctggagactagaattataacccaaagttatttagtggattagaacttgatggatggatgttgttgatgcgttgtgactaggttttcaacgaggctcggactaggggactgtgctcaggatattgGTGCTcgaaaagctcgggacacaggtaagaaaactgttgtacccgtagagcagggcgaggccttatagtttgtgttgcagggcacgaccctatatgattgtgttgcagggcgtagccccattgattatgtttatgcgtgtttaagtattttttttaattatactatGTGTGCATATTTTTTAATGAAAGGCAGGGGtcgggaatggtgaaggccgagaacggcaagggccgggaacggcgaaggccgagaacgacaaggtcgagtacggcaaggggccgagagcagcgttaagcacgtggagtgtgaattgctagggtgagaccctattggatacctaggatatcctcactgtgtagaccgtgaaccccgagcctggtaaagcgcctgggacgacatggccaatatgtgtttagcctgttggcggttttgTTACGTGTTGAATgatggttatgcatatgttatttgcttgtgtagAGTTTTCTTGGtaagcttcggctcacaggtgctctatggtgcaggtaagggtaaggggaaagtcaaccaaccatgagtacggagagtgtgaagcaacgtgtacatgtttggcctgcctggctgccacagccaggggtctttttgggagatgtttgtattaaacctagttttatcgtttagttgactttaatcatatttttgagttgtaaaaatttctaaacagtattttgggatcctaaatgtttaatgctttataattttcaatgaatgactacattttcaaattatatgacttttattacagtttagctacacttttgacctaaaccctcaattagcaagttaattacacgttttaaattcacttagtaacggctctaaggaagtagggcgttacaaatctGGTCCATGGAAAAATTCATGCGTATTGGTAAGAAATGGGCAGACTTGTTATACATATCCACTATTACCCAGATTGCATCATGCGGTTTCGTGGTCTTAGGTAACCCTGTCAGAAAGTCCATAGATAtctcctcccatttccactccggaaGATTCAGTGGCTGTAACATTCCTGTTGGTCTTTGATGTTctgccttgacttgctgacaagtcaagcattTCGCCACATAATTCGTAATATCCCTTTTCataccaggccaccaatacaacgtcttCATGTCATGATACATTTTAGTGGTCCCAGGGTGAACTGGGTAGAATGTAGTATGAGCTTCTGTCAAAATCTCCTTCTTAAGTTCATCACTATCAGGCACACAAATACATCCCTTGAACTTTAATAACCTAGTGTTTGACACAACGAAGTCTTTGGCAGTTCCATTCTGTATATCTCGCTTTAGGTCACTAAACCTTTTTTCAGTAATCTGTCCTTCCCTAATCCTCTCCAGTATGGTAGACTGAAGTGTAACCTTAACAAGTTGCCCTGTTATCAGCTTTATACTAGCTCATTCCATATCTTCTAGAATCTTCCTAGATATTCCTTGAAAAGTAGAAACCATTCCCGGACCTCTACGATTAAGAGCGTCCGCTACAACGTTGGCCTTACCGGGATGATACAttatttcacagtcataatcatttactaactctaaccacctcctttgtctcatgttcagttccctttgcatgaagaaatacttgagactcttgtgatcggtgtaaatTTCACATTTCaccccatacaggtaatgacaccaaattttcaatgcaaacaccactgcagccaactctaaatcatgtgtCGGATACCTTTGTTCATAATCTTTTAATTTCCTTGAATCATAGACAATCACTTTAGCATATTGCATCAACACACCACCTAACCCTTGCTTTGATGCGTAACAGTACACTACGAACTGCCCTTCTTCCATCAACAAGCTAAGTACTGGTGCCGATATGAGTCTATTCTTTAGCTCTTGAAAGCTTTGtccacacttgtctgaccagaaaAACTTTAGATTCTTCCGTGTTAGCTctgtcaacggtgtggctattttttagaacccttctacaaacttcctataatagcttgctaaaaccagaaaacttctaacctcagaggcattctttggtctaggccattCTTCCACTGCAGCAATTTTAGtaggatccaccttaattccccCATCTGTAACAATATGACCCAAAAATACAACCTTAGACAACAAGAACTCACACTTTTTATatttagcatacaactgatgttcTCTCAGTCACTGCAAAGTCAAACGCAGATGTTCCTCATGTTCCTCCTTTGTCTTAGAATATACTAgtatatcatctatgaacacgATGAAAAATCAGTCCAGATATTCTTGGAAAACTcggttcattaggtccatgaatgttgctggggcatttgtgagtccaaatgacatcaccatgaactcataatgcccatatctggttctgaaagttgtcttgggaatatcttGATTCCTTATTATTAGCTGGTGGTACCCTGACCAGAGATTAATTTTAGAAAACACCCTTGTCCCATgaagctggtcaaacaaatcatctattcTTGGCAATGGATATATGTTCTTTActatcaccttattcagctcccgatagtcaatacacatcctcatagaTCCATCCTTCATCTTGACAAAAATGACTGGTGCGCCCTAAGGAGAGTAgctcggtctgataaaccccagcTTGAGTAATTCTTCCAACTATGCCTTAAGCTCCTTCAGTTCTGTTGGCGCCATCCTGTAAGGTGCTCGAGACACTGGTGTTTTCCCTGGCATAAGgtctatcacaaattcaatctccctaTGAGGTGGTAACCTCGACAATTCTTCAGGAAAGACGTCGATGAACTCAGCGACTACTCTTGTTTCTTCAGGCTTCCTTTCTGCTTCTTTAGTGCCATTGACCATGATTACTAGGTACCCTAGGCACCCGTACATCAACAACTCTATGGATTTCATCGCTGATATGATAGGAGTTTGAGGTTTCTTGCTTGTTCCCCAGTATTCAAATGTCTTTCCGCTTTCTGGTGTAAAGACTACTTTCTTCCGCTTGCAGTCAATAGATGCtccatattttctcaaaaaatcCATGCCCAATATTACATTAAAATCACATAAGTCTTACACAATTAGGTCTAcaaacagttccctaccatctatccaTAATGGTACAACTCTAAAccaatttttagatttttcaacCTCCCCAGATGGTAGAATAGTCCCAAAACCCACATTAAACAATTCTATAAGTACATTTACATGATTTACAAGGCTactagaaataaatgaatgagatGCACCTGAATCAAATAAAACTTTACATGTAGTATTGGCCATAGGAATCAGACCTGATACGATTGAAGGGCTAGcatcagcttctgcctgagtgaTCGCAAAGACTCTGGCCGGAACATATTTATCATCCTTCTTTTGCTCCTCTTTGTTTCCAGCCTGATTCCATGATGGACATTTGCGCTTGATATGCCCTTCTTTTCTACATTTATAGCATGATTTGGCCCGACATTCCCCAAAGTGGTGCTTAGTGCATTTAGGGCATTCAGGAATGTTTCTACCCCCATTTGAACATGTTTCATTACTAGGCTTGGGCCGTTTTTCATGTCCCGACTGTCCAGACTGTTCTTGCCCTCTCTTTTTGTGATCATTCGAAGTGGTTGCCCCACCCTTCTTTGCATCTCTTTTGGCGGCATTCTCTTTCCAGATTCTTTCCTCGCTcctctcagcagtaagagccattTCTACAACTTGGGCGTATGTGAACGCGCCCCTCTAAACAATCTCCATGTCTCGAGCGATCATCGGCTTCAATCCTCTCACAAAATGATCTACCCATATACTATTAGTAGGTACCAAATTCGGTGAAATTTTTTCCAATCGATTAAATTTCTGTGCATAATCTATCACCGAGAGATTTCCTTGCACCAATCTCGTGAACTCATCAATCTTTGCTGCCAGGACcgcaaaattataatatttttcgtTGAAAACTTGCTTGAACCCAACCCAATCCATGGTATTAACATTATGTGCCTGCTACACAACCTCCCACCAAAGACGGGCATCCATTCTCAGCATATAAGATGCACACAACACTCGCTCATTGCCCTGGACCTTCATCATATTCAGTATGTTTTCAATGCGGCTAATCCATTCTTTTGCTACAACCGGATCTGTACTCCCATCAAACTTAGGAAGATGCTGCTTGCAGAATCTTTCAAACAATGGCTCTAGTCCATCCACTGCAACAGGAGCTACCATTAAAGTCGGTAGTTGCTTGTTATTTTGCACCTGTTGCTCTGCTTGTACTGGCGGTGCAGGCTGGTGCCTTAGTTGATGGATCACGTCCTCTTGCCTACGAATGGTTACTTCCATTGGGGCAAAACGGTCCTCCCATCCTTGTGGTGCTAGCGGTGGCTCAACTTTTTCTCCTTCACCTCAACCTCTACCACGGCCTCGGCCTCTATTAAGTCTAATGGATCTTCTAGGAGGCATTTTCTAACTCCTGAACCACGCAGAACAACAAACATAAGGAATAAATATTTAATGCCATCATGAAATCGTATTTACGTAGACAATCGCTTAAGTACAATTATGTGCAAAACATTAAAGCAACATTCACACAAGTAAGAATTACCATTTACAGTATAGTGAGTCGAGCTCATCCTTGGCGATGTATTTTACATGTTAGGGCTTACCACAGACTATTTAGGCCTGTATTCTCTAATACCAATTGTAACGCCCCGATTTCTCGAGACGTCACTTATGAAAGTCCATTTaagtcaataaataaaataaccatttaaaatactattttattgaaataaacaAGGCATGAGATCTCACTATTTCTTCAAATTAAAACATTTTCAAGTCCTAAAACTTaatctaacataaaaaaaaacatagtccGAAAGTGATAAAAGTTCATTAAGTCTTTAAAACATTAAAACGTTTTGAACCCTCCACTAACATGTAACATCCACGCCTCGAGCCCGCTTCACTCACTGtgttgctttgcctttacctcaattgaaaaaaaatattactttGTTCTACCTCAAACCCCTCCCTGAGTGTCCTTGTTAAGAACTAGATCCTTTAGAAATGCCCAGATTGGGTTTGCCAGAACTATTGCTGGAGTTGTCTTCTTCTCCGGCGCTGGCGACTCTAGGGCTGAGTTTTGCTGCGTTTCAACCCTTCTCTTGCATGGAAAATGATCCCCTTGTGTCCACAACTTCAAAACAATAGACCCCAGCCCAAAAAGATGTCTGTAACCCCTTGTTctgaagtcttcttctccaagtccggtg is a window of Humulus lupulus chromosome 4, drHumLupu1.1, whole genome shotgun sequence DNA encoding:
- the LOC133832681 gene encoding uncharacterized protein LOC133832681; translation: MALTAERSEERIWKENAAKRDAKKGGATTSNDHKKRGQEQSGQSGHEKRPKPSNETCSNGGRNIPECPKCTKHHFGECRAKSCYKCRKEGHIKRKCPSWNQAGNKEEQKKDDKYVPARVFAITQAEADASPSIVSGLIPMANTTCKVLFDSGASHSFISSSLVNHVNVLIELFNVGFGTILPSGEVEKSKNWFRVVPLWIDGRELFVDLIV